The window ATGTCATGCCGGTTACATCAGGTACCAAAGGTTTTTCGACAGTATTCCCGACCCATTGAATGGACTTGTTGGAAATACTCGATTTCACCCAAGTTTCAGATCCTGCATAGTGGTTAGATATACCCATGCTGTTGCAAATCATTTGCAACTCAGCAGCTTTCCCGGCTTTGATATAAGGGAATTCCTCATTGTTTGCCCGGACAATGTTTTCATCCTTGGTTTCAATTTGTTGGATGTTCATGTCTTGGGCATAAATTTTATCTGCAATTTCCTTAAATACCGGCGCTGAAATATCCCCTCCATAGGCATTGAAACCTTTGGGACTGTCAATAACCACAATGGCACTGTATTTAGGTTTTTCTGCAGGAAAATAACCCACAAAAGACGTGTAATATTTTTGGGTATACCGGCCATTGATTAATTTCTGTGCAGTTCCCGTTTTTCCTGCAATGGAATATGTGTCCGTAGAAATATTGCTTGCAGTTCCTTTTTCAACCACTCCTTTAAGAAGGTCCTGTAGAGTGTTTATTGTTTTATTGGAGGCGATACTTCTTGTCAATGTTTCTGTTTCAAATTCTTCTTCAATGCTATTGCCTCTAGAGATTTGTTGCACAATCATTGGCTTTACCATTCTTCCTCCATTGGCAACGGCATTGTATAAAGTAAGTGTTTGCAGCGGTGTTATTTTTATTTCATAACCGATAGACATCCATGGCAAGGTAGTTCCGTACCAATTTTTATCATCAGGGTGCTTGAAATAGGGGATACCCTCACCTTTTAGTTGGAAACCAAGGGGATTGTCAAGTTTTGCTTTCTCAATATAATCGATAAACCTTTGGGGCTGATGACCAAAATGTTCATCTACCAACTTTGAAATGCCAACATTTGAAGACTTTTCAAATACTTCCCTAATGCTCAGCATGCCATAGCCACCGCGCTTGGCATCCCTCATGTATCGGTCATAAAATTTATAACTTCCATTTCCGGTGTCTACACTATCGTTTAAATTGATCTTGCCTTCTTCCAATAATGCCATCATTGATAGCAACTTAAAAGTGGATCCCGGTTCTGTCAATCCTTGCTCTCCTACAGCATAATTGTAATATTCTCCATAGCCGTGAGACTGCTTGTTTTTTTCCAAATTGGCAATGGCCTTAATATGACCTGTGGCTACTTCCATTACAATCACCGAACCAAAGGCAGCATCCTTGTTGATAAGCTGTTTTAAGAGCACAGATTCCGCTACATCTTGGATATTGACATCAAGGGTGGTGACAATATCAAAACCATCTGTAGGTTTGATGTCATCTGCATCATGCAGAGGCTTCCAACTTCCTCCGACGATTTTTTGAAACAAAGCTTCCCCATTTCTTCCTTGTAAGTATTCGTTAAAGCTGTATTCCAAACCTGCTCCATATTGATCTTCATTCAAAAAGCCGACTGTTCTTCCGGCTAAATTTTTAAATGGGCGATATCGTTTGTCAATTTTTTCGAATATAACTCCACCTCCCATTCTTCCTTTTTTGAAGATAGGCCACTTGGACATGGTCAATTTTTCTTGGTAGTTTATTTGTCTTCTATTTAGAATCAAATATTTCTTACCATCATTCCGGGCGTCGAGAATCATTCTTTTATAAGCATTCGCTGACCTGTCCTTGTAAAATGCAGCCAAGTTTCTGGAAAGTGAGTCTACACTTGATTTCCAGTCCGGGCTTTTGTCAATGGAAGGATCTAGGGCCACCCTGTAAAATGGAAGGCTCGTAGCCAAAAGACTACCATCTGCACCATAGATATTCCCCCTTGTGGCTTTTACAGGCCGGTATTGCAAGTTGATCTCCTCAGACAACTGAGCCCACTTGTCACCTTCAACAACCTGAATTACACCAATTCTATAAAAAATAGAAATGGCAATAAGTGTTACTGCCAAAAAGGAAAGCCTTACACGGAGCAATATGGATTTTTTTATATTCACTTTTCCAATATTAATTTCTGTGGCGGTTCTTCAATTTCAATAATGCCTAATGGCTGTATTTTTTTTGCTACTTCAGATTGTTTACTTGCAAACATGTATTCCGCTTCCAAAGTAGTAACATCAGCCCGAAGGTCTTCTACTTCTTGTTGAAGCCGATCTATTTTCCGGATGGTATTTTCAGCTTTATAATTACTCCATATATAAGCCATTGCCAGAAAAGAGGCATATAGCAGTGGGAGTACCAATTTAATTGGAACGTTTTCCCCCACAATTGCACTCATGTCAAGCTTTTGCTCAATAAAGGCAAAAGGGTTGAATTTCGATTTTTTTTGCTCCCGGGAGGACTTAATCGGTTTTTTAAAAGTATTTCTTCCCATGATCAAAGTTTTTTAGCGATTCTCAACTTGGCACTTCTAGCTCTTTTATTGGTGTCAATCTCTTCTTGTGTTGCGATGATTGGCTTTCTGCTGACCGGTTCAAGGGGTCGGACAGGATTACCATAAAAGTCTTTCTCAAGTTCACCATGAAGTTTTCCTTTGGTGATGATGTTTTTAACCAGACGGTCTTCCAAGGAATGATAACTCATTATTACCAATCTCCCATCTTTTTTTAACAACTTGGTACTTTGTTCCAACATCTCTTCCAACGCAATCATTTCCTGATTAACCTCTATCCGCAATGCCTGGAATACTTGTGCTGAATATTTGGCATATTTTCCTCTCGGAGCATACTTGTCAAGAAGATCTTTAAACTCCGGAATGGAATCAAAAGGGGTATTTGCCCTGGCCGACACAATGGCTCTGGCAAGGGTTTTTGCGTTTTTAATTTCCCCATAAATGCCAAAAATCTTATGAAGAGATTGCTCATCATACGTATTCAATATACTTGCAGCCGACAAATCACCGGACTGACTCATACGCATGTCTAATTTACCCTCAAATCTTGTGGAAAAACCCCTAGAAGGTTCGTCTATTTGGTGAGAAGAAACGCCTAAATCTGCCAAAATTCCATCGACTTTATCTACCCCGTATATTTTTAAGTACCGACGTAAGTCACGAAAGTTTGCCATGACAAAAGTAAAGTTTTCATCATTCGGAGCATTTTTTTCTGCATCAGGATCCTGATCAAAACCATACAAGTGCCCCTTGTCCAGCTTTTCTAAAATTCCACGAGAATGCCCTCCTCCACCAAAGGTCAGGTCTATGTAGATGCCATTGGGGTTAATGTTTAACCCTGAAAGGCATTCCTCAAGCATTACGGGAATATGGTAAGCTGTATTATGCACTTCTACCTAAGAATTTTTTGTTTAAATCACTGAATTTTTCTTCCTCTTTACCCATGAACTCATCATAACATTCCGGGTTCCATATTTCAATCTTTGTACCTATGCCAATCACTATAGCTTCCTTTTCCAATTTAGCATGACGTAACATGGTTTTGCTGATAACAAATCTTCCTGTGGCATCTAATTCAACAGGAGATTCCCTTCTAAAAAAAGATCTCTTGAAAAACCTTACTTCATCATCTGTATCATCAAGACTAGCAAGTTTGCTATGGTCTTTTTTTACTTCGACCATAGGTATCAATTCAAGACATGGCTCCAAACCTTTGCGTAGCATCATTTCCTGACCCAAGGATTCAGGGAGTAAAGCCTTCATTTTTGAAGGCAAAACCAACCTGCCCTTGGCATCCAGTTTACACTCAAACTCACCGGTGAATGATGCCATATCTGATCTTCCTGCTAATTGATTACAAAAGTAGTAAATAGCTAAACACTTTTTACCACTTTGCCCCACTTTTTACCACATTGCTATAAAAGTATCCAAAACTAACTAGAAACACAATTATTTTATAAAAAAATAATAGCATGAGAAGGGGCTTGCAATTGGCTATAAATCAGCTGTTAATAGGGGGTTAATCATAGGTTTTATGCAATGTAGGCCAGATTTTGAGGGAGTTTCGACCTTATAAATCGATAGGAATTTTACATGGAGTCAAAGTGGGAGGAATTCCCGTAAGATTTTCGATTATTTAGGATAAAGAGGCTTTAAGCCTTATTTTTTCCTTTCAATGGTATAAGTTACCAGTGTAGCCAAAGAATTTTTGAAGGGAGACTCGGGAAAGTTTTCCAAGAGGGCCAATGCTTCTTGGTAGTAATTGTTCATTATTTTCTGCGCGTATTCAAGCCCACCGGATTTCTTGACAAAATCTATAATTTCGTTGATCGTTCCTTTGTTCTCACTTTTATTCCTGATCTTATAAATTATTTTTTTTCTGTCTACCCAAGAAGCATTTTGGAGGGCATAGATAAGGGGTAGAGTCATTTTTTTCTCCTTAATGTCTATGCCAACAGGTTTTCCAACCACATCTTCCCCATAGTCAAAAAGATCATCTTTGATTTGAAAAGCCATGCCTACTTTTTCTCCGAAAAGCCGCATTTTTTCGATGGTTTCCTCAGAGGAACCTGTGGTGGCAGCACCCACAGCACAGCATGAAGCAATAAGGCTGGCTGTTTTTTGACGGATAATGGTATAGTAGACATCTTCTGTAATGTCAAGTTTTCTTGCTTTTGATATTTGCAAAAGTTCGCCTTCGCTCATTTCTTTTACAGCGTTTGAGACAATCTTAAGTAGATCAAAATCACCATTGTCAACACTCAAAAGTAGGCCTCTTGATAAGAGGTAATCTCCTACCAAGACAGCAATTTTGTTTTTCCACAGGGCATTGATAGAAAAAAATCCTCGTCTATAATTTGCATCGTCCACCACATCATCATGCACCAGAGTGGCTGTATGCAATAACTCAATCAAAGCGGCACCTCGGTAGGTAGATTCTGAAATCGAACCACTCACTCCCGCGGTCAGGAAAACAAACATCGGCCGCATCTGTTTTCCCTTTCTCCGGACGATATACTGAGTAATATGATCCAATAATTTCACCTTACTTTGCATGAAAGTGCGAAATTTCTTTTCAAAATCGGCCATCTCGGTGGCTATCGGGGCTTGTATCTGCTTTAAATCTTGATTCATTTGAGCTTTAGATGTTGCAATAATACAATCTATTCCACCATTGACAAAGCCGGTCAAATGATAATTCTGCAAATGAATTTTATTTTTGGTTATCTTTGATCAACTAAACTGCATAAACTTGACCGACGACTATATCAAACACAAGTATGAACCTATACTTCCGAAGAAGGATGAATGGCCTGTGGTGAAATTAAGTAAAAGCCGCAAAGCATTTATTCACCAGGTGGTGACGTCTAGTGTTAAGAATATTAAGGGGCTTACTGGGAATCAGTTACAGGCAATAAAAGAAGGACTTGAAGTCACTCTTTTTAGAGAAAGGATGAGGATCAAACAAAATTCTTGGGCTGTAGATCCGGAAGACGAAGAGGAGTTTTGGGCAGAAGTAAAGGCTTCTCTCTTGGCCATGGATGCCGAACAACAACTAGATGATCAAAAAAAGAAAGCGAGGTATTATGAAGTGCTTACGCGAATTACCAGCAGGTATGCTGAAGAAATAGCGAGTAATTTTAAACACAGCCATTATAAAATGACGAGAAGGCTTGTGTCCTTTGGTTTCTCCCGATTATTGAATACTTCGAGAGTTAAAGGTTTCAAATCAATATTTAGTAACCAATACAGACTTCAGGATAAAATACAAATTATAGGGGAGACTGATCAAATCAGAGATTTGGCCTCAAAGGGAACCATCGTAATGGTACCTACCCACTTTAGTAATTTAGATAGTATTTTGATTGGGTGGACCATCAGTACCTTAGGATTGCCCCCATTTATCTATGGCGCAGGACTGAACCTCTTTAATATAGGGATATTCGCTTACTTTATGAATGCCTTGGGAGCCTATAAAGTGGACAGGAGAAAAAAGAACCAAATCTACCTTGAAACACTAAAAACTTACTCCAGAGAAGCCATTCAATTTGGTTGTCACAGTCTCTTTTTCCCTGGTGGAACACGTTCACGAAGTGGTAATATTGAATCCAAAGTTAAACTTGGATTGCTTAGTACTGCCATAGAAGCGCAACGGTCCAACTATCAGAAAGGGAATGATGAAAACGGAAAAGTTTTTATTGTACCTGTCACCATCAATTACCATTTTGTCTTAGAAGCCCCAAGTTTAATCAAGGAGCATTTGGACTATACCGGCCAAGAAAGGTATTATAGTGAATCGGATGAATTTTCTACCTCCTACAAAATCTCTAAATTTTTGGTGAAGTTTTTTACCAAAGGGTCAGATATTTCTGTTTCTATAGGCAAAGCCATGGATATATTAGGCAATTATGTAGATTCTGAGGGAAACAGTAGGGATGCACACGGTAGAAGTATCGATTGTAAAGATTATTTTATGCTAGACGGGAAAGTAAATGTGGATTTACAGCGAGAGGAGGAGTATAGCAAAAAATTGGGTACACGAATTGTTGAAGAATTTCACAAAATAAACAGGGTCTTTAGCAGTCATATCGTGGCTTTTACCGCATTCCAATTGCTGAAAAAAGAAAACAATAAATTGGACCTTTTTAGCTTGCTTAGACTTCCGGAAGAGGACCTTTATTTACCTTATGATACCTTCAAAGAAGCTTGTTCTCGTGTTCTAGAGAGAATCATGCAACTAAGAGAAGAGGGAGCAGTGCATATGGCACCACACTTAAATAGAAGCTTGGAGGAAATCATTCAGCACGGGTTACAGAATGTAGGAATGTACCATGCAAAGCGACCCTTAAGGAAGAATGAGGAAGGGAATATAGTAACTGAAGATATAAGTTTATTGTATTATTACCATAACAGACTTGATGGATATGAATTGGAAAAAATCATCTGAAAATAAACCGGTAGGGGTTATTGGAATCGGTAGTTTCGGAACGGCAATTTCTAATTTGTTGGCTGAAAAAAACAATGTGTTGGTTTACGCCAGAGATGAGGCAGTAGTGAAAGCCATCAATGAGACACATATGGTAAAAAACAGGAAATTAGCTGAAAGTATTCGTGCGACAACAGATCCTGAGATGATCTGTGATTCATGTGATGTTATGTTTCCAATGATTCCTTCAGCTGCTTTCCGAGAAGTGATGGTAAGGTTTGCCCCTTTTCTTCACCCTTATCATTTTTTAATACATGGCACCAAAGGACTTTCACTTAGTCTTCCTGAAGGTAAAGATTTGGGAAATATCAAAAAAATCAGGCGAAAGAATATTTCGACCATGAGTGAGGTGATTCTGGAAGAGACAGTTGTGGAGAGAATAGGGTGTTTGGCAGGACCCAATTTGGCTAAAGAACTCTTGGAAAACCAGCCGGGAGCCACTGTGATTGCGAGCAGGTATAACGAAGTGATTAGAGAAGGACAGCGCCTATTGCGTTCCGATAATTTTCAAGTTTATGGGAACTCAGACATTGTGGGGGTAGAGCTGTCAGGGGTTTTAAAAAACATCATTGCGATTGCTTCAGGAGCTTTGTCCGGTTTGGGCCTAGGAGATAATGCCAAAGGACTTTTGATCTCTAGAGGAATGGTAGAATTGGTTTACCTAGGTAAGGCGATGGGAGGAAGTACTCAGTCATTTTTAGGTCTTGCAGGTGTTGGTGATTTAGTTACTACTTGTAATTCCACACTTTCGAGAAACTTTACTTTGGGTTATAGGTTGGCCAAAGGAGAAAGACTTACAGATATTGTGGCAGATATGGAGGAGGTTGCGGAAGGTGTAAATACAGTGAAGTTGATAAATTTATTCTTGGAATCCACCGATCTGAGAGCACCAATTACTGAAAATCTTCACAAGGTTTTATTTGAGGATTTGAAGGTAGAAGACGCGCTACAAAACCTTATGAAGATCCCGATCTATACGGATATAGACTTTTTTGATTAAGGTGTTTTGCTCTAATGAATTCCTATGGCTTGCGTGAAAGCCGGTGGCATATTGTGCCTATTAAAGGTTCTCAACTTAATGGTATTGAAGAGAATTGCTAAATTCTTTTAACTATATTTGTTTATTGTCAATAGGCTTTTCACTTCTTATTTATTCTCCCATCAAACCTACTAGTGGATGAATCTTCGTTTTAATGTTTGCTTATTTTTGGCCGTATTTGTTTTTGGAATCTCATGTTCGAAAAAAAAGCAAGAGGCATTCAATTTTGTGCAGTTGTGTGATACTCAGTTAGGCATGGGGGGCTATGCACATGATCTAAAAACTTTTAAACAGGCAGTTGTACAAATCAATGAGATGAATCCTGACTTTGCTGTAATATGCGGGGATCTGGTGCACAATGCAAGCGACAGTTCTTATGCTGATTTTCTAGAAATCATGGAAAGCTTTGATGTGCCGTGTCATGTGGCTCCCGGAAATCATGATGTAGGAAATGTGCCTAATGATTCTTCCTTAAGTTATTACCGAAAAACCATTGGACCGGATTATTTTAATTTTGATAACAAAGGGTATTCTTTTGTTGTGACCAATACGCAATTGTGGAAGGAAGATGTCGCCGATGAATCAAAAAAACATGATCATTGGTTTGGGGAAACATTAGGTGCCCAAAAGGCTAAAAATGCTCCGATTTTCGTGATTGGTCATTACCCCTTATTTTTGGAAGGGCCGGATGAAGAAGAAAAATACTTCAATTTGCCTCCTGCAAAACGTGCTGAGTTATTGGGTTTATTCAAAGAGAATGGAGTAGTGGCTTATTTATCCGGGCATACCCATGAATTGGTAATTAATGATTTTGAGGGGATTCAATTTGTCAGTGGTGAAACAACTAGCAAAAATTTTGACAAGCGGCCTTTCGGATTTCGAATTTGGGAGGTGTCCACAGATACCATCCAACATCATTTTGTCCCATTAACTGATGCCGATGAATAAGAATAGTTTTTCGGAATGGGATTGGTTGGGGTGCAAATATAGTAAGACCAAATAATTGCCACTAAAAGTTTTAAAACATAAGCTCATGAGCCAAACTAAATATGAACCATTTTTAACTATTGAAATCGACCATTCCTATTTTAATGGGGAGAATCAAGCACCGATTTCAATTTTACCCACTAATAATACAACTCATTTTTTTTCTCGGTATGGATTGGTGGTGAAACAAGAGCAAGGAACTATTGTTCTGTTTGCGTCATCTACCGTCCCTTTGGTAGGGTTATTTGAAAAGGTTGTCCAAGATGCGGAGATTAATTCCTTGGATTTTGAAATGAGAACGGAAGATGTTTTTTATAGGAATTATACAGATCTACCGGTAGGTTCAAATGTGTCTTCAATTTATTCAAGTGCAGGAACTTTGGATCAAATTGAACAAGAGTCCATTGAGCTTTTGCCTGAGTTTGAAGGTGCTCAGTATTTTGACGTTATAGGCATTATTCAAATCGAGGTAAAAGACCTGATTAAGATATTGGAAACTAAAAAGATTGCAAAGTTTATTTCCAAAATGGAAGCGCGTTCTACTTTTTGGCAATATAATGTTTTCAACTTGAACACTTTAAATGGATTGGCCATTGTAAGCAATTCGGGGACCAGGTTTTCCGGACCAACTGAGGTTTTATTTTCAAATGGATGGAGAGGCCTGCAATTTGCTAGTATGGAGTTGATTCCTTGTAGAGAATTTTATAGCAATTCATTCGGGTTAGTGGGAAATGGGAGTCTGATAATGAAAGGATTGCCTATTCCATCCGTGGAGACTATGGAAATCAGCATAATTGATGCAGTACCGATTGCTTATTCTTCGGTTTTTGTTTATTTGTAGGTAGCCGAAGTATTTTTTATTCGTTTACAGTTAATTTTTTCATCTTCCAATGGTTGGGGAAGTCTATTTTTCATTTTTTTCTAAGCCGAGAATGAAAGCGGCTTCTTTTGATATTCTATCCAGTGTACTTTCCTTGATATATTTACTTTGGTCGGTTTGTTGAACTTGGTCTCTTTTACAAAAATAGCTATGAATGGCCCTCCTGGGCTGGGTGCTGTGGTTAGTTGTGCCTCCATGCCAAGTATGGGAATTAAAGATAACAACAGATCCCGCCTCCGCTACAATGATTTTTTCATCGGGATGTGAATCCAGCGGGTCATTCATTACTTCTGCAGGCAAAGTGGGGTTCAGATGGGTGCCGGGAACTACCCTCGTCGCACCATTTTCTACATGAAAATCATCTAATAGCCAGATAGAATTACAAACCATAAATTCCTGGTTTTGAATTGACTCAGGCCAGTCCACATGAAGTTTTTGTAAGCCTGCGCCAGGAAGTGCAGCCCTGTAGTTGAGGGAGGAAAGTTTAAATTGCTCTCCAAGAACTAGGCTAATTGCCGCCAAAACTTTGGGATGAGTATAAAAGATATCAAAAGCGACTCCTTTATTGACTAGGTTCCCGAGTCTGCATGCTCCTGCCTCTTTAGGATGCCTTATGCTTGGAGATTCCATCAATTCAGCGCCTGCATCTTCACCCTCTTCTTCCAGAATTTCATTGATACGATTTCTTATGGCTCGTAGGCTGTTATCGTCCAATAGTTTACCTAGGTTGAGGTAACCGTTTTTCCTTAAGAAGTCTTGTTCTTCTTGGCTTAGCAAAGTAGAAGAGACGCCCATTTTTTGGAGGATATTTTTCATGGTGTTTTGGGTTTGTTTTTATGGTTGCTACAAGTAAAATTTGCCCTACTCAAGCCGTTCCAATCGCTTTAAAAGTGGGGGGTGGGAATAGTGGATAAACACATAGGCAGGGTGAGGGTCAATATCAGAAAGAGTTTTGACAGAAAGGGTTTTTAATGCGCTGGCCAATGGTAGACCACTGAAAGTGGTTTTCGCAAAATGATCAGCTTCAAATTCATTCTTTCTGCTCAAATAATTCATACCTATTCCAATTATCATGGAAATGGGTGAAAATAACATGGTAAAACCTATGATATTTAAGTGAATGGCCATTTGATTGGCTCCGAGGGCCATGCTCAATGGTTCACTGAAAATAAAAAGAGAGAGTATGTAAAGCAATAACCCAGTCTGAAGGACTCCTGCCACCATTCCGGTTTTTATATGCCCTTTTTTGTAGTGGCCAATTTCGTGAGCCAAAACAGCGACCAGTTCTTCCTGCGAATGTTGATCGATTAGGGTGTCATAAAGTACAACCTTTTTTCTTTTGCCAAAGCCTGAGAAAAAAGCATTGGCTTTTGAGGAGCGCTTACTCCCATCCATCACAAACACATTCTTTAAAGAGAAACCAACAGATTGAGCGTAACTGGTAATGGTTTCTTTCAATTCACCTTCCTCCAAAGGAGTCAATTTATTAAATAAAGGCAAGATGAGTCCGGTATAAAATAAATTGGCCAATAGCATAAATAGAGCGGCTACAATCCAGAAAATCCACCAAAAATCCTGTCCCAGTTCCAAGATTAACCACAATAAAAGTGAAAGCAAGGCCCCACCAATAATGATGGAAAGGAGGTATCCCTTTACCTTGTCTATGAAAAACGTTTTTACTGTGCTTTTATTGAAGCCAAAGTCATTTTCTATTTTGAAAGTTTGGTAGTAATCGAAAGGTAAAGATAGAAGGTCTGATCCGATAAAGATTATGGCAAAATAGGTCAAAGTAAGCACCATCGGTGATTGAAGGTATTGCCTTAACCATTCATCAAACCAACCAAATAAACCGAAAACAATCAAAAGAAAAGTTATAACAAAAGAAAAAGTGTCGGAAACCAAGCTGAAATTATACTTAGTACGTTGGTAAACTTTGCTTTCTTTTAGTTTTGCTCCATCCAAGTAACCAATTAGGTTTGCCGGAATCTCAGTAGTCTTTCTATTTACATTGAGGTAATCAATTAATTTTTCAAAGATAAAATTAAAGCTTACTATGAGAAGTATAAGGTATTTGATTGTCTCTTGATCCATGACGTAAAATTATTAAAATTTCGGACATGGCAGTATCGTATCCCTTTTTCTGGGAGCACCGGGGTTTTTTGGTGGAAAGATATAAGAAAGGCTCACTTCATGTGCTCCACCGGATTGAATACCTAATTTGGAAACTGTGTAATCAAAACTGTATCCCATGTTTAGCCCTGAGGGTAAATTAAAACCAAGCATCAAGACGATCGCATCTCTATTGCTCTGCTTTTCTACAGGCTTGTAAGGAAGTCCTCTGTACCATAATCCTAGCACAACCGGTTCTAAATAAAGATAACCACCTAGGTCTAATTGCTCAAAAGGACCTTGGCGCTTGTAATTAATGGTGGGAGTAAAATACCTTTCCCTATAAGTATGGGTAAAATCGTTGCGTGGTGCACCTCTGCCCAAAGATATCCTGTACCCGGTATGGATGGAATACTTGATAGGAAGCCGGCTAATGTTTTCGTCCAAAAAACTTTGATTGGGGCGATTGACATGATGGGTGGAAAGTCCAAACCAAAAATTGTCAGTAAAGAGCAAGCCACCAAAGGATGCGGAAAATAAACCAACAGGGTCTCCCAAACCAATAATGTCATTTCCTGGTAAAATTGGCCCAAAAGGGTCCGAAGGATTTATTTGATTGGCAAAGACCAAGTTTTCATAAAAACCAATGTCCCTGCGGATATAACTTGCCTGAAATCCCGGTTTAAAGTATAGGTTATCTCCTAGTTTGAGTTCATAGGATAAAATCCCGGAAATAGTTGTGGATTGCAAGCCGGAAACGCCTTCGGTATCATTGGTAACCAAAAATCCTACGCCTACATTGTACTCTTCCAGAAAAGCATCCCCATAGGCGGAAAAAGTAGAAAAGTTAGCATCCATTCCCGGCCATTGGTTACGGTAATTTACCCCTACTCGCGTGGCTAACTCAGCTCCTGCAAAGGCAGGGTTTAAATAAAGCGGAGCAGCATAGTACTGGCTGTATTGCGGGTCTTGGCTATAGGCGTTAAATCCAAAGGCCATTAGGACAAGAGTTAAAAAAACTGTATTTATTTGTGCCTGAAACAAAGATTTATTCGTTTATTGAATACCAAACAGTTTATAAACGTATAGCTATTACAAACTGTATGCAAAGTTGTGCCTAATTTATGAAATCTAATCATTATAAATGCATATTTAACTTATTTATTAAAGTAATACCTTTGATAGGGTGTTTGAGTTTTCCCATGGGCTCGGATGCACAAAGCTATAACAACAATGAATGGATTTTTGGATATTGTGAAGGAGGAGACAATAATTACATCTCTTTTGGTAAGGATGGAAAGGCCAATGTTGAAAGCCTTTCAGAAAGCATTACCTTTG of the Cyclobacterium marinum DSM 745 genome contains:
- a CDS encoding NAD(P)H-dependent glycerol-3-phosphate dehydrogenase, which produces MNWKKSSENKPVGVIGIGSFGTAISNLLAEKNNVLVYARDEAVVKAINETHMVKNRKLAESIRATTDPEMICDSCDVMFPMIPSAAFREVMVRFAPFLHPYHFLIHGTKGLSLSLPEGKDLGNIKKIRRKNISTMSEVILEETVVERIGCLAGPNLAKELLENQPGATVIASRYNEVIREGQRLLRSDNFQVYGNSDIVGVELSGVLKNIIAIASGALSGLGLGDNAKGLLISRGMVELVYLGKAMGGSTQSFLGLAGVGDLVTTCNSTLSRNFTLGYRLAKGERLTDIVADMEEVAEGVNTVKLINLFLESTDLRAPITENLHKVLFEDLKVEDALQNLMKIPIYTDIDFFD
- a CDS encoding metallophosphoesterase, whose product is MNLRFNVCLFLAVFVFGISCSKKKQEAFNFVQLCDTQLGMGGYAHDLKTFKQAVVQINEMNPDFAVICGDLVHNASDSSYADFLEIMESFDVPCHVAPGNHDVGNVPNDSSLSYYRKTIGPDYFNFDNKGYSFVVTNTQLWKEDVADESKKHDHWFGETLGAQKAKNAPIFVIGHYPLFLEGPDEEEKYFNLPPAKRAELLGLFKENGVVAYLSGHTHELVINDFEGIQFVSGETTSKNFDKRPFGFRIWEVSTDTIQHHFVPLTDADE
- a CDS encoding phytanoyl-CoA dioxygenase family protein, translating into MKNILQKMGVSSTLLSQEEQDFLRKNGYLNLGKLLDDNSLRAIRNRINEILEEEGEDAGAELMESPSIRHPKEAGACRLGNLVNKGVAFDIFYTHPKVLAAISLVLGEQFKLSSLNYRAALPGAGLQKLHVDWPESIQNQEFMVCNSIWLLDDFHVENGATRVVPGTHLNPTLPAEVMNDPLDSHPDEKIIVAEAGSVVIFNSHTWHGGTTNHSTQPRRAIHSYFCKRDQVQQTDQSKYIKESTLDRISKEAAFILGLEKNEK
- a CDS encoding M48 family metallopeptidase; this translates as MDQETIKYLILLIVSFNFIFEKLIDYLNVNRKTTEIPANLIGYLDGAKLKESKVYQRTKYNFSLVSDTFSFVITFLLIVFGLFGWFDEWLRQYLQSPMVLTLTYFAIIFIGSDLLSLPFDYYQTFKIENDFGFNKSTVKTFFIDKVKGYLLSIIIGGALLSLLLWLILELGQDFWWIFWIVAALFMLLANLFYTGLILPLFNKLTPLEEGELKETITSYAQSVGFSLKNVFVMDGSKRSSKANAFFSGFGKRKKVVLYDTLIDQHSQEELVAVLAHEIGHYKKGHIKTGMVAGVLQTGLLLYILSLFIFSEPLSMALGANQMAIHLNIIGFTMLFSPISMIIGIGMNYLSRKNEFEADHFAKTTFSGLPLASALKTLSVKTLSDIDPHPAYVFIHYSHPPLLKRLERLE
- a CDS encoding PorP/SprF family type IX secretion system membrane protein yields the protein MFQAQINTVFLTLVLMAFGFNAYSQDPQYSQYYAAPLYLNPAFAGAELATRVGVNYRNQWPGMDANFSTFSAYGDAFLEEYNVGVGFLVTNDTEGVSGLQSTTISGILSYELKLGDNLYFKPGFQASYIRRDIGFYENLVFANQINPSDPFGPILPGNDIIGLGDPVGLFSASFGGLLFTDNFWFGLSTHHVNRPNQSFLDENISRLPIKYSIHTGYRISLGRGAPRNDFTHTYRERYFTPTINYKRQGPFEQLDLGGYLYLEPVVLGLWYRGLPYKPVEKQSNRDAIVLMLGFNLPSGLNMGYSFDYTVSKLGIQSGGAHEVSLSYIFPPKNPGAPRKRDTILPCPKF